A window of the Candidatus Kapaibacterium thiocyanatum genome harbors these coding sequences:
- a CDS encoding type IV secretion protein Rhs, translated as MSEVSTIPTPATPDVCTVAILVEGQEIPGEYQVQAVSVSLELNRIPSATIHLKDGEASQGKFKASDTDLFVPGKKIEIQLGYRSQNESVFKGIVVKHAIKIRKTGSMLIVECRDESMKLTRGRNSRYFVDKKDSDIMQEIIDLHGLQHDVVTTDAALKEVVQYDATDWDFILCRAEANGCVVITEGGKIRIVRPDVAGSSIVTVGFGTTVLELDAEIDARLQSKGVKAKAWNATDQEVIETEAAEPSTTENGNLDPDTLADVVGGDAHELRHGGKVSEPELQAWADGYLLKERLAKVRGRVKFQGLATVLPGTVIEVTGIGERFEGKMYVSGVRHSVSDGNWETDAQIGLSTATFAETFPVSALPAAGLLPSVHGLQMGVVTALENDPDGEDRIKVRIPMISASDEGIWARLSTLDAGKERGTYYRPEIGDEVVVGFLDNDPRYPVVLGMCHSSAKPSPEPAKDDNHLKGYVSREKMKMTFDDEKKIVRIETPAGNRIALTEEDSGIVIEDQNGNRITMDADGIVVESVKDLKLKAAKNVVVEGLDMELKAQTGFKASGSASAEISGASTTIQGSATTVIKGGLVQIN; from the coding sequence GTGAGTGAAGTATCGACCATACCGACTCCGGCAACTCCCGACGTCTGCACCGTGGCCATCCTCGTCGAAGGCCAGGAGATTCCCGGCGAATATCAGGTACAGGCAGTGTCCGTCTCGCTCGAGCTGAACAGGATCCCTTCGGCCACGATCCATCTCAAGGATGGCGAGGCGTCGCAGGGGAAGTTCAAGGCCAGCGATACCGATCTCTTCGTCCCGGGAAAGAAGATCGAGATCCAGCTCGGATACCGGTCGCAGAACGAGTCCGTCTTCAAGGGCATCGTGGTCAAGCACGCCATCAAGATCCGCAAGACGGGAAGTATGCTCATCGTGGAATGCCGTGACGAAAGCATGAAGCTTACGCGTGGAAGGAACAGCCGGTACTTCGTCGACAAGAAGGACTCCGACATCATGCAGGAGATCATCGACCTCCACGGCCTGCAGCATGACGTCGTGACGACCGACGCCGCACTGAAGGAAGTGGTGCAGTACGATGCGACGGACTGGGACTTCATCCTGTGCCGTGCCGAAGCGAACGGCTGCGTCGTGATCACGGAAGGTGGCAAGATCAGGATCGTCCGCCCCGACGTCGCAGGATCGTCCATCGTCACGGTCGGCTTCGGTACCACGGTTCTCGAACTCGACGCCGAGATCGATGCACGCCTGCAGAGCAAAGGCGTGAAGGCCAAGGCGTGGAATGCCACGGATCAGGAAGTCATCGAGACCGAGGCGGCCGAACCGTCGACGACGGAGAACGGCAACCTCGATCCCGATACCCTGGCCGACGTCGTCGGCGGTGATGCGCATGAACTGCGGCACGGAGGGAAGGTCTCCGAGCCCGAGCTCCAGGCATGGGCCGACGGCTATCTGTTGAAGGAGCGTCTTGCCAAGGTCCGCGGCCGTGTGAAGTTCCAGGGACTCGCCACCGTCCTTCCCGGAACGGTGATCGAGGTCACCGGTATCGGCGAACGCTTCGAGGGCAAGATGTACGTGTCGGGTGTCCGCCATTCGGTATCCGACGGCAACTGGGAGACGGACGCGCAGATCGGCTTGAGTACCGCGACGTTCGCGGAGACGTTTCCCGTGAGCGCATTGCCGGCCGCTGGTCTGCTGCCATCCGTACATGGACTGCAGATGGGTGTGGTGACGGCGCTGGAGAACGATCCAGACGGTGAGGACAGGATCAAGGTGCGCATTCCGATGATCAGCGCCTCCGATGAAGGGATATGGGCCCGGCTCTCCACGCTCGATGCAGGGAAGGAACGAGGAACATATTACCGCCCCGAGATCGGCGACGAAGTCGTCGTCGGATTTCTCGACAACGATCCTCGATATCCCGTCGTGCTCGGTATGTGCCACAGCAGTGCGAAGCCGTCACCCGAGCCTGCGAAGGACGACAATCATCTCAAGGGATACGTCAGCCGCGAGAAGATGAAGATGACGTTCGACGACGAGAAGAAGATCGTACGCATCGAAACACCCGCAGGCAACAGGATCGCCTTGACGGAAGAAGACAGCGGCATCGTGATCGAAGACCAGAACGGGAACAGGATCACGATGGACGCGGACGGCATCGTCGTGGAGAGCGTCAAGGACCTCAAGCTCAAGGCCGCGAAGAATGTCGTCGTGGAAGGACTCGACATGGAACTGAAGGCACAGACCGGCTTCAAGGCGTCGGGCAGTGCCAGTGCCGAGATCAGCGGAGCAAGCACGACCATCCAGGGTTCGGCGACGACGGTGATCAAGGGTGGCCTCGTGCAGATCAATTAA
- a CDS encoding glycerol acyltransferase, with amino-acid sequence MASSIDYYPPLSFYYRVEFSISKDKNDVRFQTVSGLSVEYDYESFKEGGENRFEHKLPVRTKYADMVLKRGMLTDSDVIKWMLDAFRNREFKPADLTVILLNEKGEPLKTWKVAQAIPKKWIVSDLNANENSVVIETLELTYRYFTIE; translated from the coding sequence ATGGCATCATCCATCGACTACTATCCGCCGCTGAGCTTCTACTACCGTGTGGAGTTCAGCATCAGCAAGGACAAGAACGACGTCCGGTTCCAGACCGTGTCCGGCCTGTCGGTGGAGTACGACTACGAGAGCTTCAAGGAGGGCGGGGAGAATCGCTTCGAGCACAAGCTCCCCGTCCGTACGAAGTATGCCGACATGGTGCTGAAGCGCGGTATGCTCACCGACTCCGACGTGATCAAGTGGATGCTCGATGCCTTCAGGAACAGGGAGTTCAAGCCTGCAGATCTCACCGTCATTCTCCTCAACGAGAAGGGTGAGCCATTGAAGACGTGGAAGGTAGCCCAGGCCATTCCCAAGAAATGGATCGTCAGCGACCTGAACGCCAACGAGAACTCCGTGGTGATCGAAACGCTCGAGTTGACCTATCGATACTTCACGATCGAGTAA
- a CDS encoding phage tail protein has translation MAQEYPLPRFQYQIDWGGAKLNFTEVTGMDQQVEVIEYRHSDSKDFSKIKMPGMRKFSNITMKRGKFEGDFDYNNWIDEISNERVNGRRDVVIRLLNEKHEPVAVWKAVRCFPTKITVPDLKSDANEVAIETIEIAHEGLSLVR, from the coding sequence ATGGCACAAGAATATCCGTTGCCCCGGTTTCAGTATCAGATCGACTGGGGCGGAGCGAAGCTGAACTTCACCGAAGTGACCGGTATGGATCAGCAGGTGGAAGTGATCGAATATCGTCATAGCGACAGCAAGGACTTCAGCAAGATCAAGATGCCCGGTATGCGGAAGTTCAGCAACATCACGATGAAGCGCGGAAAGTTCGAAGGCGACTTCGATTACAATAACTGGATCGACGAAATCTCGAACGAGCGCGTGAACGGTCGTCGCGACGTCGTGATCCGCCTTCTCAACGAGAAGCACGAGCCCGTGGCCGTATGGAAGGCAGTCCGCTGCTTCCCCACGAAGATCACCGTGCCTGATCTCAAGTCGGATGCCAACGAAGTCGCCATCGAAACCATCGAGATCGCTCACGAAGGTCTGAGTCTCGTTCGCTGA
- a CDS encoding phage tail protein, whose amino-acid sequence MATAYKTPGVYIEEIPKFPPSIAPVETAIPAFIGYTQKAMELTTGDLTLKPTRISSLVEYEAFFGGPQPERNIDVTVTETQDADGNTTSMKSVATIAEADRSKHIMYYALQLFYANGGGPCYIVSVGDYKATFGGSLVETELHDGLDALELADEPTLIVFPEAQSLGISDFKTLQDAALAQCDDLKDRFVIMDVHGDDEVLSDPTANLIDAVSNFRTSGIGMNNLKYGAAYAPNIETTLDFSVDETEIDITHVVNGSASASVKLDTLATTANAVYESARAAIRDLPCKMPPSSAMAGIYADVDNDRGVWKAPANVSVNAVIRPAIQFSNTQQDQMNVDSTAGKSVNAIRAFTGKGTLVWGARTLAGNDNEWRYVSVRRFFNFVEESVKKATEQFVFEPNDANTWVRVQAMIENFLTTLWRQGALQGVKPEHAFYVAVGLGKTMTALDILEGRMIIEIGMAAVRPAEFIILKFSHKMAES is encoded by the coding sequence ATGGCAACTGCATATAAAACCCCCGGGGTGTACATCGAGGAGATCCCCAAGTTTCCGCCGTCCATCGCACCCGTGGAAACGGCGATTCCGGCCTTCATCGGCTATACACAGAAGGCGATGGAACTCACGACCGGCGATCTCACGCTGAAGCCCACGAGGATCAGCTCGCTCGTCGAATACGAAGCGTTCTTCGGGGGACCGCAGCCCGAGCGGAATATCGACGTCACCGTGACGGAAACGCAGGATGCAGACGGCAACACGACGTCGATGAAGTCCGTGGCTACCATCGCAGAGGCCGATCGCTCGAAGCACATCATGTACTATGCACTGCAGTTGTTCTACGCCAACGGTGGCGGCCCGTGCTACATCGTCTCCGTCGGTGATTACAAGGCGACGTTCGGTGGATCGCTCGTGGAAACCGAACTGCACGATGGTCTCGATGCACTCGAACTGGCCGACGAACCCACGCTGATCGTCTTCCCTGAGGCGCAGAGCCTTGGGATCTCGGACTTCAAGACGCTGCAGGATGCGGCGCTCGCCCAATGTGACGACCTCAAGGATCGCTTCGTCATCATGGATGTACATGGCGACGACGAAGTGCTGTCGGATCCGACGGCCAACCTGATCGATGCCGTCTCCAACTTCCGTACGTCCGGTATCGGTATGAACAACCTCAAGTACGGTGCAGCCTACGCACCCAATATCGAAACGACGCTGGACTTCAGCGTCGACGAAACGGAAATCGACATCACGCATGTGGTGAACGGTTCCGCGAGCGCGTCCGTGAAGCTGGATACGCTCGCCACCACGGCGAACGCCGTCTACGAAAGCGCGCGTGCGGCCATCCGTGACCTGCCGTGCAAGATGCCTCCGAGTTCTGCGATGGCCGGTATCTATGCCGACGTCGACAACGACCGCGGCGTATGGAAGGCTCCCGCCAACGTCAGCGTCAATGCCGTGATCAGGCCTGCGATCCAGTTCTCGAATACGCAGCAGGATCAGATGAACGTCGATTCCACCGCCGGAAAGTCCGTCAACGCCATCCGTGCCTTTACGGGTAAGGGAACCCTGGTATGGGGAGCGAGGACTCTTGCGGGGAACGACAACGAATGGCGCTACGTGAGCGTACGACGGTTCTTCAACTTCGTCGAGGAATCCGTGAAGAAGGCCACGGAGCAGTTCGTGTTCGAACCGAACGATGCCAACACGTGGGTACGCGTACAGGCCATGATCGAGAACTTTCTCACCACGCTGTGGCGCCAGGGCGCACTGCAGGGCGTGAAGCCCGAGCATGCCTTCTACGTCGCAGTCGGCCTCGGCAAGACGATGACCGCCCTGGACATTCTCGAAGGACGGATGATCATCGAGATCGGCATGGCCGCCGTGCGTCCCGCCGAATTCATCATCCTCAAGTTCTCGCACAAGATGGCCGAATCCTGA
- a CDS encoding deaminase, which produces MKTIYFAASSLDGFISDKEDSLEWLFQFGEPGGNYIGSFVDTVGALAMGSTTYRWMYDNMQGFGDGAWPYKVPAFVFSNRDLPVYPDADIRFVRGDVRPVHRQMVLEAKGRNIWIVGGGELAGTFYDARLLDELIIQFVSVTLGEGAPLFPRTMEKPLKLESVRRLDQEFAELRYSVRYHD; this is translated from the coding sequence ATGAAAACCATCTACTTCGCTGCATCGAGCCTGGACGGCTTCATCTCCGACAAGGAAGACTCGCTGGAATGGCTGTTCCAGTTCGGCGAACCCGGAGGAAACTACATCGGGAGCTTCGTCGACACCGTGGGCGCCCTTGCGATGGGATCGACGACCTACCGATGGATGTACGACAACATGCAAGGTTTCGGCGACGGCGCGTGGCCATACAAGGTCCCCGCATTCGTTTTCTCGAACCGGGATCTTCCTGTCTATCCCGACGCGGACATACGGTTCGTACGTGGTGATGTTCGCCCTGTGCACCGGCAGATGGTCCTCGAAGCGAAGGGGCGGAACATCTGGATCGTCGGCGGAGGAGAACTTGCGGGAACGTTCTACGACGCCCGGCTTCTGGATGAGCTCATCATCCAGTTCGTTTCGGTGACTCTCGGTGAAGGGGCTCCCTTGTTCCCCAGAACCATGGAGAAACCTCTGAAGCTCGAAAGTGTACGGAGGCTCGATCAGGAATTCGCCGAGCTCAGGTATTCGGTTCGGTACCATGACTGA